One genomic region from Catenovulum adriaticum encodes:
- a CDS encoding alpha/beta hydrolase family protein, with translation MSNMFLLTLLLALFSVDVSAQHKLLSVESLFVKPTFGYAQLNSLGNKIAVYGYEKGDLRIKLLDLHQGDEQLIFAAKKNENVHVKTLFWLDDNIFYFETRHKNNTANQFNKWLVEMNNLTQDFSLRRINSNGYVIDPLPNEAKKLWYATYKGRRSKLKIYKTDYRALLRDNFSNEVEFESTLTDANDYKTDANHQIRFSHTYDEEKDEVTYRYLDADKKWQSLKTLDPLENEFTPIGFLKNGKLAVITNLNSDLKSVYEFDVNTQQLGKVLYQHPNYDIESAQLDEKGSSVLSASYFEQGKWQTEYFDEKFHYYKKLIQQTFADQQFYFMSHNQARDRFIFKVFSSDQVGQIYFFDAQTKQAMYLGSENNYIQNVKFSPTKTIKVETSDKQLIEAMLTRPQLEADNHVLLVMPHGGPVGVRDWKYFNPEVQYLVNRGYSVLQVNYRGSDGYGKKFLDEGRGEFGKTIERDINTAVKQVTSTSNYQHICAIGASYGGYSAVMLSILHPSVYQCVIARFGVFDLPLIFSDRNSKLDEKVTKRWARVVGKNDEKLLAHSPVYLSNKIQNPVLITAGRLDKQASFEHSNRLKYVLKMHKADVESVYYKWSGHGHSQLLAQQHELAYIDDFIRRKLNLPPPIGEYSSDIQAREALLIKAGLADPDLVFIPNNRAP, from the coding sequence ATGAGTAATATGTTTTTGTTAACATTATTGTTAGCGCTTTTTTCAGTCGATGTATCGGCTCAGCATAAACTCTTGTCAGTTGAATCTTTATTTGTAAAACCGACTTTCGGCTATGCTCAGCTTAATTCTTTGGGCAATAAAATTGCAGTTTATGGTTATGAAAAAGGCGATTTAAGAATTAAATTATTAGATTTACATCAAGGCGATGAACAGCTTATATTTGCAGCTAAAAAAAATGAAAACGTTCATGTAAAAACGTTGTTTTGGTTAGATGATAATATTTTTTATTTTGAAACCCGACACAAAAATAATACGGCTAATCAATTTAATAAGTGGTTGGTCGAAATGAATAATCTTACTCAGGATTTTAGCTTGCGGCGGATTAATTCAAATGGCTATGTGATTGATCCTTTGCCAAATGAAGCTAAAAAACTTTGGTATGCCACTTATAAAGGACGTCGTTCAAAGCTTAAAATTTATAAAACGGATTATCGTGCTTTGTTGCGAGATAACTTTTCAAATGAGGTTGAATTTGAATCTACTTTAACCGATGCAAATGATTATAAAACCGATGCCAATCACCAAATTCGATTCAGCCATACTTATGATGAAGAGAAAGATGAAGTAACTTATCGATATTTAGATGCAGATAAAAAATGGCAGTCACTGAAGACTTTAGATCCTCTTGAAAATGAATTTACCCCAATTGGTTTTTTAAAAAACGGTAAGCTAGCAGTAATTACTAACCTAAATTCCGATTTGAAATCTGTGTACGAATTTGATGTAAATACACAACAGCTTGGTAAAGTGTTATATCAGCATCCCAATTATGATATTGAAAGTGCTCAACTAGATGAAAAAGGAAGCTCTGTTTTATCCGCTAGTTACTTCGAGCAAGGCAAGTGGCAAACCGAGTACTTTGATGAAAAATTTCATTATTACAAAAAATTGATCCAACAAACGTTTGCAGATCAGCAATTTTATTTTATGTCGCATAATCAAGCTAGAGATCGCTTTATTTTTAAGGTTTTTTCTAGCGATCAGGTAGGACAGATTTATTTTTTTGATGCCCAAACCAAACAAGCAATGTACTTAGGCAGTGAAAATAATTACATTCAAAACGTAAAATTTAGCCCAACAAAAACAATTAAGGTAGAAACGAGTGACAAGCAGTTGATTGAAGCCATGTTAACTCGGCCTCAATTAGAAGCTGACAATCACGTTTTACTAGTCATGCCGCATGGTGGGCCAGTTGGAGTTAGAGATTGGAAGTATTTTAATCCAGAAGTCCAATATTTGGTAAACCGTGGGTATAGTGTTTTGCAAGTCAATTACAGAGGCTCTGATGGATATGGGAAAAAATTCTTAGATGAAGGACGCGGTGAATTTGGTAAAACCATTGAGCGAGATATCAATACAGCGGTAAAGCAAGTGACTAGCACTTCAAATTATCAGCATATCTGTGCGATAGGTGCCAGTTATGGCGGCTACTCAGCGGTGATGTTGTCAATTTTACACCCGAGTGTTTATCAATGTGTTATTGCGCGTTTTGGTGTGTTTGATTTACCTTTAATTTTTAGTGACAGAAATAGCAAGCTAGATGAAAAAGTGACAAAACGCTGGGCGCGTGTTGTGGGTAAAAATGATGAAAAACTATTGGCACATTCACCGGTTTATTTAAGTAACAAAATTCAGAATCCGGTTTTAATTACGGCGGGCAGGTTAGATAAACAAGCCAGTTTTGAACACAGTAATCGGCTAAAGTATGTGCTAAAAATGCATAAAGCGGACGTCGAATCTGTGTATTATAAATGGTCAGGACACGGCCATTCACAATTGCTGGCTCAACAACATGAATTAGCTTATATTGATGATTTTATTCGACGTAAGCTTAACTTACCCCCCCCAATCGGTGAGTATTCTAGCGATATCCAAGCGCGCGAAGCTTTATTAATAAAAGCAGGTTTAGCTGATCCTGATTTGGTATTTATTCCAAATAATAGGGCACCTTAA
- a CDS encoding cytochrome-c peroxidase: MPAQLQKRHFAFKRSPVVIASFLTTMLLMVIVFSGLSIAGEKNYSLPQVSYPNENPPQESKRILGKILFWDEQLSTDNSIACGSCHLPASGGADNRVGRFPGYDQQFKTDDDIVGSIGVLTRNSLGQPIVHPVFANQRQVTNRSSQSYFLGVWAKHNFWDGRATSEFIDPEKKTIAIKTGGALENQVLGPLMSSVEMAKQGQTPIEVVQKLSQTRPLALANKLPDDITKALVKGKQYPYLFEQAFGDKQISLKRIAFAIATYERSLIANQTPWDLAMAGQHKLGYQENLGFEFFKQSGCSQCHQPPLFTDNQFYNIGIQGLNADQGHQLISAKKQDAGAMKTPSLRNVALKTHFMHTGQFTSLNEVMDAYASIRFDSIASQLPNGEKYNFQFTEFQRKAIIAFLTNSLTDPRVQNETFPFDRPKLRSETQNASPALSITQASIKINHNNQIEISWWNPNQTQPSDIEIVRSDGHHFWQAEPPFIDMNAQAGQNYQYKLFARNALLKPSAPITLNIKLPYSKNQLLLIGMKIGISVILFFTFGSLGWLFIKYRFKRDNNGR; encoded by the coding sequence ATGCCAGCCCAATTACAAAAAAGACATTTTGCCTTTAAACGAAGCCCTGTCGTTATAGCTTCGTTTTTAACGACAATGTTATTAATGGTTATTGTCTTTAGCGGTTTAAGTATTGCTGGAGAAAAAAATTATTCTTTGCCACAGGTTTCTTACCCAAACGAAAACCCACCTCAGGAATCTAAACGCATTTTAGGAAAAATATTATTTTGGGATGAGCAATTATCAACCGACAATTCAATAGCTTGTGGGAGCTGTCATTTACCCGCAAGCGGTGGTGCAGATAACCGTGTTGGTAGGTTTCCAGGCTACGATCAACAATTTAAAACGGATGATGATATTGTAGGTAGCATTGGTGTACTAACACGCAATTCACTAGGTCAACCAATAGTCCACCCCGTATTTGCTAACCAACGCCAAGTGACTAATCGCAGCTCGCAAAGCTATTTTTTAGGCGTATGGGCTAAACATAATTTTTGGGATGGTAGAGCAACCTCAGAATTTATTGATCCAGAGAAAAAAACAATTGCGATAAAAACAGGTGGCGCATTAGAAAACCAAGTATTAGGGCCATTAATGAGTTCGGTTGAAATGGCAAAACAAGGGCAAACACCCATTGAAGTTGTTCAAAAACTATCACAAACTAGGCCTTTAGCGCTGGCGAATAAATTACCTGATGACATAACAAAAGCATTAGTCAAGGGTAAACAGTATCCATATTTATTTGAGCAAGCATTTGGTGATAAACAGATTAGCCTTAAACGGATTGCATTTGCCATTGCCACTTATGAACGAAGCTTAATCGCCAATCAAACACCGTGGGACTTAGCAATGGCAGGTCAACATAAGCTGGGTTACCAAGAGAATTTAGGCTTCGAATTTTTTAAACAGAGTGGTTGTAGCCAATGTCATCAACCTCCTTTATTTACCGACAATCAGTTTTATAACATAGGTATACAAGGCTTAAATGCAGATCAAGGTCATCAATTAATTTCTGCAAAAAAACAGGACGCTGGCGCCATGAAAACGCCAAGTCTTCGTAATGTAGCACTTAAAACCCATTTTATGCACACAGGGCAGTTTACGAGTTTAAATGAAGTAATGGATGCTTATGCTAGTATTCGTTTTGACTCTATCGCTAGTCAGTTGCCCAATGGCGAAAAATATAACTTTCAGTTTACCGAGTTTCAACGCAAAGCGATTATTGCATTTTTAACCAACTCACTAACCGATCCTAGAGTTCAAAATGAAACCTTCCCTTTTGATCGGCCTAAATTAAGATCTGAAACACAAAATGCCTCCCCTGCTCTATCGATTACGCAAGCCAGCATTAAAATTAACCATAATAATCAAATTGAAATCAGTTGGTGGAACCCAAACCAAACGCAGCCATCTGACATTGAAATAGTCCGTAGTGACGGGCATCATTTTTGGCAAGCAGAACCACCATTTATTGATATGAACGCTCAAGCAGGTCAAAACTATCAATATAAATTATTTGCCCGTAATGCTTTATTAAAGCCCTCAGCACCGATCACATTGAATATTAAACTGCCTTACTCAAAAAATCAGTTGTTATTAATTGGAATGAAAATTGGGATAAGTGTCATACTATTTTTTACATTCGGCTCTTTAGGGTGGCTATTTATTAAATATCGGTTTAAAAGAGATAATAACGGCAGGTAG
- a CDS encoding glycoside hydrolase family 117 protein produces the protein MLKKLSLWFMLSISFLSWADANNPVAFPYHMPMEKPDMPLSKAMNRAYQQYSTPTYRPNQLFTQFKYTRLSGFDYANGDGTITRRDPSKVIKANGRYYVWYTKRQTHTPPRGAAKSTESIPSSDWDLSEIWYATSEDGFNWQEQGVAVKRPPKPNVGWRSVSTPDILVWKGKYYLYYQGFLEASGKHGDDCPVTVSVADSPNGPWKATNKIVIPNGAKGAWDQSSIHDPYPLVYQGKIYLYYKSDFKAQGQIVRAQGLAISDDPLGGFKKHPLNPVMNSGHETTLFPWKQGIAALVIRHGNEHNTIQYAPDGVNFDVVTTVSMMPFAAGPYIPDAFTDTKNGQGITWGLSHFTWQGTRDTRHTILARFDCDLAQHIDEPSMRDTEYYLSADVYFEQGLGSIRAKREAMNKAELR, from the coding sequence ATGTTAAAAAAATTAAGTCTTTGGTTTATGCTAAGCATAAGCTTTTTGAGTTGGGCCGACGCAAATAATCCCGTCGCTTTTCCATATCATATGCCGATGGAAAAGCCGGATATGCCTTTAAGTAAAGCCATGAATAGAGCGTATCAGCAATATTCTACGCCCACTTATCGACCTAACCAGTTATTTACTCAGTTTAAATATACTCGGTTATCAGGTTTTGATTATGCAAACGGTGACGGTACTATTACCCGGCGCGATCCTAGCAAAGTGATAAAAGCAAATGGTCGCTATTATGTCTGGTATACCAAAAGACAAACTCATACTCCACCACGCGGTGCAGCTAAATCAACCGAGAGCATTCCTTCGTCTGATTGGGATCTAAGTGAAATTTGGTATGCAACGAGCGAAGATGGCTTTAATTGGCAAGAGCAAGGTGTTGCGGTTAAACGTCCGCCAAAACCAAATGTAGGTTGGCGCTCGGTTTCCACACCTGATATTTTAGTATGGAAAGGGAAATATTATCTTTATTATCAAGGTTTTTTAGAAGCTTCTGGTAAACATGGTGATGATTGCCCTGTAACCGTATCTGTAGCTGATTCGCCTAATGGTCCTTGGAAAGCAACCAATAAAATTGTCATTCCAAATGGCGCGAAAGGTGCATGGGATCAAAGTTCAATTCATGACCCTTATCCGCTTGTATACCAAGGAAAAATATACCTTTATTATAAATCTGATTTTAAAGCACAAGGCCAAATTGTAAGGGCGCAAGGATTGGCAATTAGTGATGACCCACTTGGTGGATTTAAAAAACATCCGCTGAATCCAGTCATGAACTCCGGACATGAAACCACCTTGTTTCCTTGGAAACAAGGGATAGCCGCTTTAGTGATTCGTCACGGAAATGAACATAATACCATTCAGTATGCACCAGATGGCGTTAATTTTGACGTGGTAACCACAGTGTCTATGATGCCATTTGCCGCAGGCCCTTATATTCCAGATGCATTTACCGATACTAAAAACGGTCAAGGTATCACATGGGGATTATCACATTTTACTTGGCAAGGTACGCGAGATACCAGACATACTATTTTAGCGCGTTTTGATTGTGATTTAGCACAACATATTGATGAACCCTCAATGCGAGATACTGAATATTATTTATCAGCTGATGTTTATTTTGAGCAGGGTTTAGGCTCGATAAGAGCAAAACGCGAGGCCATGAATAAAGCTGAACTACGATAG
- a CDS encoding family 16 glycosylhydrolase: MKHKLLGFGLILSLSACSNINQIDAKSANVSSPDWQAVPLPAKLAEAYQWQPVGFISDDFNYEQKNKAFYQKWYDNHIRGWKGPGATYFSADHSFIQNGQLVLTAASVPANQQGKTIDYGNFKTKKTIYTGFVTAKQNIEYPIYVEASLKVSSLALANNFWMLSDDDRNEIDVTETYGDSDKTVTHMSTNYHIFKRDPVTNDYLEDYGHKQQFATTADKAKLNQDFHRFGFFWKSPKYMEFYLDGKLVRTLTDKNDLNDPDGHFMDRGMRIIFDMEDHVWRARKGITPSKAELSDPSKNKMFVDWIRAYKPNL, from the coding sequence ATGAAACATAAGTTACTTGGCTTCGGGCTAATATTAAGTCTATCAGCCTGTTCAAATATAAATCAAATAGATGCCAAATCTGCTAATGTTAGCTCACCAGATTGGCAAGCGGTTCCATTGCCTGCTAAATTAGCTGAAGCCTATCAATGGCAGCCAGTTGGATTTATCAGCGATGATTTTAATTATGAGCAGAAAAATAAAGCTTTTTACCAAAAGTGGTATGACAACCATATACGGGGCTGGAAAGGACCGGGCGCAACCTATTTTAGTGCAGACCATAGTTTTATCCAAAATGGCCAGCTGGTATTAACGGCTGCAAGCGTGCCGGCTAACCAGCAAGGTAAAACCATTGATTATGGTAATTTCAAAACTAAAAAAACGATTTACACTGGTTTTGTTACCGCTAAACAAAATATTGAATATCCAATCTATGTTGAAGCTAGCTTAAAAGTATCGAGCTTAGCGTTGGCGAATAATTTTTGGATGTTAAGCGATGACGACAGAAACGAAATTGATGTCACGGAAACATATGGCGATAGTGATAAAACAGTGACTCATATGTCAACTAATTATCATATTTTTAAGCGTGATCCTGTAACCAATGACTACCTTGAAGATTACGGCCACAAACAACAATTTGCGACCACTGCTGATAAAGCTAAATTAAATCAAGATTTTCATCGTTTTGGTTTTTTCTGGAAATCGCCTAAATATATGGAGTTTTATTTAGATGGAAAACTGGTACGGACTTTAACGGATAAAAATGATTTAAATGACCCAGACGGACATTTTATGGACAGAGGCATGCGAATTATTTTTGATATGGAAGATCATGTTTGGCGTGCGCGAAAAGGAATTACACCGAGCAAAGCTGAGTTATCAGATCCCAGTAAAAACAAAATGTTTGTAGATTGGATTCGAGCTTATAAACCTAACTTGTAA